Proteins encoded in a region of the Nicotiana tomentosiformis chromosome 9, ASM39032v3, whole genome shotgun sequence genome:
- the LOC117279439 gene encoding uncharacterized mitochondrial protein AtMg00820-like, which translates to MLDELDQFDKNQVWELLPKPTNTAIVGTKWVFINKLNEDGKVVINKARLVAQGYSQHEGVGYDETFALVARLESMRILLAYASIKGFKLFHMDVRSAFLNGFIYDEVYAK; encoded by the coding sequence ATGTTGGATGAACTCGATCAATTTGACAAGAATCAAGTTTGGGAACTGTTACCTAAGCCAACAAATACTGCCATTGTTGGAACCAAGTGGGTTTTCATAAACAAATTGAACGAGGATGGAAAAGTAGTCATAAATAAAGCCAGATTAGTAGCTCAAGGCTATTCACAGCATGAAGGAGTCggctatgatgaaacctttgctctgGTAGCACGGTTAGAGTCAATGCGAATTCTACTTGCATATGCATCCATTAAAGGCTTTAAACTTTTTCATATGGATGTCAGAAGTGCTTTCTTAAATGGCTTTATTTATGATGAGGTGTATGCAAAATAA